A stretch of the Chelonoidis abingdonii isolate Lonesome George chromosome 11, CheloAbing_2.0, whole genome shotgun sequence genome encodes the following:
- the RNF126 gene encoding E3 ubiquitin-protein ligase RNF126, protein MANVDQHLFTLPQGYGQFAFGIFDDSFEFPAFGSSGQSEDNRDSENRREREHQSRHRYGARQPRARLTARRATGRHEGVPTLEGIIQQLVNGIIAPTTIPNLGLGPWGVLHSNPMDYAWGANGLDAIITQLLNQFENTGPPPADKEKIQALPTVQITEEHVGSGLECPVCKEDYTLGENVRQLPCNHLFHNGCIVPWLEQHDTC, encoded by the exons AACGTGGATCAACACTTATTTACCTTGCCGCAGGGCTATGGCCAGTTCGCCTTTGGGATTTTTGATGACAGCTTTGAGTTTCCTGCCTTTGGGTCCAGTGGCCAATCTGAAGACAACAGGGACTCCGAGAACCGGCGGGAGAGAGAACATCAGTCTCGGCACAGATATGGCGCAAGGCAGCCCCGAGCCCGTCTCACTGCGCGGCGTGCCACTGGCAGGCACGAGGGAGTCCCAACGCTGGAAGG AATTATACAGCAGCTGGTTAACGGCATTATTGCACCTACAACGATACCAAACCTAGGACTCGGCCCTTG GGGAGTCTTGCATTCGAATCCAATGGACTATGCCTGGGGTGCCAATGGCTTGGATGCAATTATTACACAG TTATTAAATCAATTTGAAAACACTGGCCCCCCTccagcagacaaagaaaagatCCAAGCGCTCCCCACCGTTCAGATAACAGAGGAACACGTAG GTTCCGGGCTCGAGTGTCCTGTATGTAAAGAGGATTACACACTCGGTGAAAACGTCCGGCAATTACCCTGCAATCATCTATTCCACAATGGCTGTATAGTCCCTTGGCTGGAACAG